The proteins below are encoded in one region of Taeniopygia guttata chromosome 15, bTaeGut7.mat, whole genome shotgun sequence:
- the DTX1 gene encoding E3 ubiquitin-protein ligase DTX1, translating into MARQGSGAMLASGGLGFPPQNVARVVVWEWLNEHGRWRPYSAAVCHHIENVLKEDARGSVVLGQVDVQLAPYVIDLQSMHQFRQDTGTMRPVRRNFYDPSSAPGKGIVWEWENDNNSWTPYDMDICITIQNAYEKQHPWLDLSSLGFCYLIYFSSMSQMNRQTQRKRRLRRRMDLAYPLTMGSIPKSQSWPVGASTGTPCSCPQCLLVNSTRAASNAILASQRRKLYPGAVRQSSTFAGAALWPPGTGTAALVAGSAAKGEGLRVAGAGFGPGQGVPGLNNLNRPGTQRGAGLGARAAVPPGVPALPVKNLNGTGPVHPALAGMTGILMCAAGLPVCLTRAPKPILHPPPVSKSDIKPVPGVSGICRKTKKKQLKKSKTPEDVVRRYIQKVKNPPDEDCTICMERLVTSSGYEGVLSPRGIKAELVGKLGKCGHMYHLLCLLAMYNNGNKDGSLQCPTCKAIYGEKTGTQPPGKMEFHLIPHSLPGYTDSKTIRIVYDIPTGIQGPEHPNPGKKFTARGFPRHCYLPDNEKGRKVLKLLIVAWDRRLIFTIGTSNTTGESDTVVWNEIHHKTEFGSNLTGHGYPDPNYLDNVLAELLAQGVSEATLKD; encoded by the exons ATGGCACGGCAGGGCTCGGGGGCCATGCTGGCCTCGGGGGGCCTGGGGTTCCCCCCCCAAAACGTGGCCCGAGTGGTGGTGTGGGAGTGGCTGAACGAGCACGGGCGCTGGCGGCCCTACTCGGCCGCCGTGTGCCACCACATCGAGAACGTGCTGAAGGAGGACGCCCGTGGCAGCGTGGTGCTGGGACAGGTCGATGTCCAGCTGGCGCCCTACGTCATTGACCTCCAGTCCATGCATCAGTTCCGGCAGGACACGG ggaccATGCGCCCCGTGCGGAGGAACTTCTACGACCCCTCCTCAGCGCCGGGGAAGGGAATCGTGTGGGAGTGGGAGAACGACAACAACTCCTGGACTCCCTACGACATGGACATCTGCATCACCATCCAGAACGCCTACGAGAAGCAGCACCCCTGGCTGGACCTCTCCTCCCTGGGCTTCTGCTACCTCATCTACTTCAGCAGCATGTCCCAAATGAACCGGCAGACGCAGCGCAAGCGGCGGCTGCGGCGCCGCATGGACCTGGCCTACCCCCTCACCATGGgctccatccccaaatcccagtccTGGCCGGTGGGCGCCAGCACGGGCACCCCCTGCTCGTGCCCCCAGTGCCTGCTGGTCAACAGCACCCGCGCCGCCTCCAACGCCATCCTGGCGTCCCAGCGCCGCAAACTCTACCCGGGCGCCGTCCGCCAGAGCAGCACCTTCGCCGGGGCAGCGCTGTGGCCGCCGGGGACGGGGACAGCGGCGCTGGTGGCGGGGAGCGCGGCCAAGGGCGAGGGGCTGCGGGTGGCCGGAGCGGGGTTCGGCCCCGGGCAGGGCGTGCCCGGCCTCAACAACCTCAACCGGCCCGGCACGCAGCGCGGGGCTGGACTGGGCGCCAGGGCCGCTGTCCCCCCTGG GGTCCCAGCGCTGCCGGTGAAGAACCTGAACGGCACCGGGCCCGTCCATCCCGCCCTCGCAG GCATGACCGGGATCCTCATGTGCGCCGCCGGGCTGCCCGTGTGCCTGACCCGCGCCCCCAAACCCATCCTGCACCCCCCGCCCGTCAGCAAGAGCGACATCAAACCTGTCCCCGGCGTCAGCGGCATCTGcaggaaaaccaaaaagaagCAGCTCAAGAAGA GTAAGACCCCCGAGGACGTGGTGCGCCGCTACATCCAGAAGGTGAAGAACCCCCCGGATGAG GACTGCACCATCTGCATGGAGCGGCTGGTCACCTCCTCCGGCTACGAGGGCGTGCTGAGCCCCAGGGGCATCAAGGCGGAGCTGGTGGGCAAACTGGGCAAGTGCGGGCACATGTACCACCTCCTGTGCCTGCTCGCCATGTACAACAACGGCAACAAG GACGGCAGCCTGCAGTGCCCCACCTGTAAGGCCATCTACGGGGAGAAGACGGGCACACAGCCCCCCGGGAAGATGGAGTTCCACCTCATCCCCCACTCCCTGCCGGGATACACCGACTCCAAAACCATCCGGATCGTCTACGACATCCCCACCGGCATCCAG GGCCCGGAGCATCCCAATCCCGGGAAGAAATTCACGGCCCGAGGCTTCCCACGGCACTGCTACCTGCCCGACAACgagaagggcaggaag GTGCTGAAGCTGCTGATCGTGGCCTGGGACCGGCGGCTCATCTTCACCATCGGCACCTCCAACACCACGGGCGAGTCGGACACGGTGGTGTGGAACGAGATCCACCACAAGACCGAGTTCGGCTCCAACCTGACGGGGCACGGCTACCCCGACCCCAACTACCTGGACAACGTCCTGGCCGAGCTGCTGGCCCAGGGCGTGTCCGAGGCCACCCTGAAGGACtga
- the RASAL1 gene encoding rasGAP-activating-like protein 1 isoform X1, producing MHLLPPLIPESPIPPSTLALWGPDRAPHPGGHAPLVPLSTGATALPCPVPQFPSSRTDDGFALWSLARGGTPTVGTVPPQPRSPSSPCQPGTGGSEAAAKTTEKRKEEETAVRSGGGGGGGGGGGGGGRCWQPRRCFVGAQGTPGHPSQPPRCPPRSSKFAGMAKTTSLRCRLLEGKDLPAKDVSGSSDPYCVVKVDNEVVARTATVWKSLNPFWGEEITLLLPRGFNNLTIYVLDEDTIGQDDVIGKVSLSHQQISAEPRGIDSWLSLAPVSPDQEVQGEIHLELRVPEWGHPRVLRCHLIEARDLAPRDPSGTSDPFGRVSCCGHTLETAVMKKTRFPHWDEVLEFELPEGELGEAVLSVEVWDWDIVGKNDFLGRVEFFLDTLCPGPTRGWFQLLPFPSATEDHRGQLGALRLTVKLLEDTVLPPHHYQPLIQLLTEPVLCPAQSPEGTALAVLEEVTSGESRQDVATKLVKIFLGQGLAVPLLDYLTTRELARTTDPNTLFRSNSLASKCVEQFMKLVGLPYLHEVLKPVVSRIFEEKKYVELDPSKMELSWGRRISFKGSLSQAQVRESSLQLLKGYLGDIVDAIVGSVDKCPLPMRVAFKQLRRRVEERFPLAQHEEVRYFSISGFLFLRFFAPAVLTPKLFGLWEQHAEPGTGRTLLLLAKALQTIGNLGLQLGQAKEPWLAPLNAILLPSVTRVRPFLDALVTVAAADEVPVPRGQCQPSATIKEGPLHTCPEGRVTLLPRFAFKKRHFRLSTQALAYAKVPQGQVLGSIPVEQIRAVEQVDKGTFQHPHILQVVAQDGTGQLHTTYLQCKSAPELWQWLWALRRATSANRDMLPACHRGTFRAGRWTCCLQPTRAGRTGGPLGPGCPRGGCRVAVSPLLSLAVPGCSRTHGAVALGEWSHLGDPAVAAQSLYGHLRAALAGGPVGSAVAGPPCPGQAAGLAGDRLQEVLRDLDIAHDAFTHRDETPEPAPSPLPAPRPPAPPRPPPSAQAGAAEGTRGQQPGTGCIL from the exons ATGcacctccttcctccccttATCCCCGAGTCACCCATTCCCCCCTCTACCTTGGCGCTTTGGGGTCCAGACCGAGCCCCCCACCCTGGGGGCCACGCACCCCTTGTGCCCCTCAGCACAGGTGCCACCGCTCTGCCGTgccccgtgcctcagtttccctcctcTAGGACGGACGATGGCTTTGCTCTCTGGTCGCTGGCCCGCGGAGGGACCCCCACGGTGGGCACGGTGCCACCTCAGCCGCGCTCGCCCTCCTCCCcgtgccagcctggcacaggtggGAGCGAAGCGGCAGCAAAAACAACCgagaagaggaaagaggaagaaaccGCCGTGagaagcggcggcggcggcggaggaggaggaggaggaggaggaggaggccgGTGCTGGCAGCCCCGCCGGTGCTTTGTGGGGGCTCAGGGCACCCCCGGGCACCCATCGCAGCCCCCCAGGTGCCCACCCCGAAGTTCGAAGTTCGCCGGCATGGCCAAAACTACCTCGCTGCGCTGCCGGCTGCTGGAGGGGAAGGACCTGCCCGCCAAGGACGT GTCCGGCTCCAGCGATCCCTACTGCGTGGTCAAGGTGGACAACGAGGTGGTGGCCAG GACAGCCACGGTGTGGAAGAGCCTGAACCCTTTTTGGGGTGAGGAAATCACACTGCTTCTGCCCCGTGGATTCAACAACCTCACTATCTACGTGCTGGATGAAGACACCATTGG GCAGGACGATGTCATTGGCAAGGTCTCGCTCAGCCACCAGCAGATCTCGGCCGAGCCGCGGG GCATTGACAGCTGGCTCAGCCTGGCACCTGTGAGCCCCGACCAGGAGGTGCAGGGCGAGATCCACCTGGAGCTGCGAGTCCCCGAGTGGGGCCACCCGCGGGTGCTGCGCTGCCACCTCATCGAGGCCAG gGACCtggccccccgggacccctcggGCACCTCGGACCCCTTTGGCCGGGTGTCGTGCTGCGGGCACACGTTGGAGACAGCC GTGATGAAGAAAACCCGGTTCCCGCACTGGGATGAGGTGCTGGAGTTCGAGCTGCCGGAaggggagctgggagaggctgtgctCAGTGTGGAGGTTTGGGACTGGGACATCGTGGGCAAGAACGACTTCCTGGGCCGG GTCGAGTTCTTCTTGGACACCCTCTGCCCAGGCCCCACCAGGGGCTGgttccagctcctgcccttccccagcGCCACCGAGGACCACAG GGGACAGCTGGGTGCCCTGAGGCTGACAGTGAAGCTGCTGGAGGACACGGTCCTGCCGCCCCACCACTACCAGCCCCTCATCCAGCTCCTCACCGAGCCCGTCCTCTGCCCGGcccag TCCCCCGAGGGCACAGCCCTAGCTGTCCTGGAGGAGGTGACCTCAGGGGAGAGCCGGCAGGACGTGGCCACCAAGTTGGTGAAGATCTTCTTGGGCCaagggctggctgtgcccctCCTGGACTACCTCACCACCCGAGAGCTGGCCAGGACCA CTGATCCCAACACCCTGTTCCGCTCCAACTCGCTGGCCTCCAAATGCGTGGAGCAGTTCATGAAG CTGGTGGGGCTGCCCTACCTGCACGAGGTCCTGAAGCCGGTGGTGAGCCGCATCTTTGAGGAGAAGAAATACGTGGAGCTGGACCCCAGCAagatggagctgagctggggcag GAGGATCTCCTTCAAGGGGTCCCTGTCGCAGGCGCAGGTGCGGGAGagcagcctgcagctgctgaagggcTACCTGGGGGACATCGTGGATGCCATCGTGGGCTCGGTGGACAAGTGTCCCCTCCCCATGAGGGTGGCCTTCAAGCAGCTCCGCAGGCGGGTGGAGGAGCGATTCCCCTTGGCACAGCACGAG GAGGTCCGGTACTTCTCCATCAGTGGGTTCCTCTTCCTTCGCTTCTTCGCTCCCGCTGTCCTCACCCCGAAGCTCTTcgggctctgggagcagcacgCCGAGCCCGGCACCGGCCgcacgctgctgctgctcgccaag gctctgcagaCCATCGGGaacctggggctgcagctggggcaggccAAGGAGCCGTGGCTGGCCCCGCTGAACGCCATCCTCCTGCCCAGTGTCACCCGGGTCCGGCCCTTCCTGGATGCCCTGGTCACCGTGG CCGCAGCGGACGAGGTGCCAGTGCCACGGGGACAGTGCCAACCCTCGGCCACCATCAAGGAGGGTCCCCTGCACACCTGCCCAGAGGGGAGGGTGACACTGCTGCCCCGCTTTGCCTTCAAGAAGAGGCACTTCAGGCTCAGCACCCAGGCCCTGGCCTATGCCAAGGTGCCCCAGGGGCAG GTGCTCGGCTCCATCCCAGTGGAGCAGATCCGGGCAGTGGAGCAGGTGGACAAGGGCACCTTCCAGCACCCCCACATCCTGCAGGTGGTGGCACAGGATGGCACCGGGCAGCTCCACACCACCTACCTCCAGTGCAAG aGCGCCCCGGAGCTGTGGCAGTGGCTGTGGGCGCTGCGCAGGGCCACCAGCGCCAACCGCGACATGCTGCCCGCCTGTCACCGCGGCACCTTCCGCGCCGGCCGCTGgacctgctgcctgcagcccacGCGTGCCGGTAGGACCGGGGGTCCCCTGGGCCCGGGGTGCCCGCGAGGGGGGTGTCGTGTCGCCGTGTCCCCACTGCTGTCGTTGGCAGTGCCCGGGTGCAGCCGTACCCACGGCGCGGTGGCGCTGGGGGAGTGGAGCCACCTTGGGGACCCCGCGGTGGCAGCGCAGAGCCTCTACGGGCACCTGCG GGCAGCGCTGGCCGGGGGTCCCGTGGGCAGCGCGGTGGCCGGGCCCCCCTGCCCGGGCCAGGCAG CGGGGCTCgctggggacaggctgcaggaggtgctgcGAGACCTGGACATCGCCCACGACGCCTTCACCCACCGCGACGAGaccccagagccagccccaAGTCCCCTCCCCGCCCCGAGACCCCCGGCACCCCCCAGGCCGCCCCCCTCAGCCCAGGCCGGGGCCGCAGAGGGGACGCGGGGCCAGCAGCCCGGCACGGGGTGTATTCTGTAA
- the RASAL1 gene encoding rasGAP-activating-like protein 1 isoform X2, whose product MHLLPPLIPESPIPPSTLALWGPDRAPHPGGHAPLVPLSTGATALPCPVPQFPSSRTDDGFALWSLARGGTPTVGTVPPQPRSPSSPCQPGTGGSEAAAKTTEKRKEEETAVRSGGGGGGGGGGGGGGRCWQPRRCFVGAQGTPGHPSQPPRCPPRSSKFAGMAKTTSLRCRLLEGKDLPAKDVSGSSDPYCVVKVDNEVVARTATVWKSLNPFWGEEITLLLPRGFNNLTIYVLDEDTIGQDDVIGKVSLSHQQISAEPRGIDSWLSLAPVSPDQEVQGEIHLELRVPEWGHPRVLRCHLIEARDLAPRDPSGTSDPFGRVSCCGHTLETAVMKKTRFPHWDEVLEFELPEGELGEAVLSVEVWDWDIVGKNDFLGRVEFFLDTLCPGPTRGWFQLLPFPSATEDHRGQLGALRLTVKLLEDTVLPPHHYQPLIQLLTEPVLCPAQSPEGTALAVLEEVTSGESRQDVATKLVKIFLGQGLAVPLLDYLTTRELARTTDPNTLFRSNSLASKCVEQFMKLVGLPYLHEVLKPVVSRIFEEKKYVELDPSKMELSWGRRISFKGSLSQAQVRESSLQLLKGYLGDIVDAIVGSVDKCPLPMRVAFKQLRRRVEERFPLAQHEEVRYFSISGFLFLRFFAPAVLTPKLFGLWEQHAEPGTGRTLLLLAKALQTIGNLGLQLGQAKEPWLAPLNAILLPSVTRVRPFLDALVTVAAADEVPVPRGQCQPSATIKEGPLHTCPEGRVTLLPRFAFKKRHFRLSTQALAYAKVPQGQVLGSIPVEQIRAVEQVDKGTFQHPHILQVVAQDGTGQLHTTYLQCKSAPELWQWLWALRRATSANRDMLPACHRGTFRAGRWTCCLQPTRAVPGCSRTHGAVALGEWSHLGDPAVAAQSLYGHLRAALAGGPVGSAVAGPPCPGQAAGLAGDRLQEVLRDLDIAHDAFTHRDETPEPAPSPLPAPRPPAPPRPPPSAQAGAAEGTRGQQPGTGCIL is encoded by the exons ATGcacctccttcctccccttATCCCCGAGTCACCCATTCCCCCCTCTACCTTGGCGCTTTGGGGTCCAGACCGAGCCCCCCACCCTGGGGGCCACGCACCCCTTGTGCCCCTCAGCACAGGTGCCACCGCTCTGCCGTgccccgtgcctcagtttccctcctcTAGGACGGACGATGGCTTTGCTCTCTGGTCGCTGGCCCGCGGAGGGACCCCCACGGTGGGCACGGTGCCACCTCAGCCGCGCTCGCCCTCCTCCCcgtgccagcctggcacaggtggGAGCGAAGCGGCAGCAAAAACAACCgagaagaggaaagaggaagaaaccGCCGTGagaagcggcggcggcggcggaggaggaggaggaggaggaggaggaggccgGTGCTGGCAGCCCCGCCGGTGCTTTGTGGGGGCTCAGGGCACCCCCGGGCACCCATCGCAGCCCCCCAGGTGCCCACCCCGAAGTTCGAAGTTCGCCGGCATGGCCAAAACTACCTCGCTGCGCTGCCGGCTGCTGGAGGGGAAGGACCTGCCCGCCAAGGACGT GTCCGGCTCCAGCGATCCCTACTGCGTGGTCAAGGTGGACAACGAGGTGGTGGCCAG GACAGCCACGGTGTGGAAGAGCCTGAACCCTTTTTGGGGTGAGGAAATCACACTGCTTCTGCCCCGTGGATTCAACAACCTCACTATCTACGTGCTGGATGAAGACACCATTGG GCAGGACGATGTCATTGGCAAGGTCTCGCTCAGCCACCAGCAGATCTCGGCCGAGCCGCGGG GCATTGACAGCTGGCTCAGCCTGGCACCTGTGAGCCCCGACCAGGAGGTGCAGGGCGAGATCCACCTGGAGCTGCGAGTCCCCGAGTGGGGCCACCCGCGGGTGCTGCGCTGCCACCTCATCGAGGCCAG gGACCtggccccccgggacccctcggGCACCTCGGACCCCTTTGGCCGGGTGTCGTGCTGCGGGCACACGTTGGAGACAGCC GTGATGAAGAAAACCCGGTTCCCGCACTGGGATGAGGTGCTGGAGTTCGAGCTGCCGGAaggggagctgggagaggctgtgctCAGTGTGGAGGTTTGGGACTGGGACATCGTGGGCAAGAACGACTTCCTGGGCCGG GTCGAGTTCTTCTTGGACACCCTCTGCCCAGGCCCCACCAGGGGCTGgttccagctcctgcccttccccagcGCCACCGAGGACCACAG GGGACAGCTGGGTGCCCTGAGGCTGACAGTGAAGCTGCTGGAGGACACGGTCCTGCCGCCCCACCACTACCAGCCCCTCATCCAGCTCCTCACCGAGCCCGTCCTCTGCCCGGcccag TCCCCCGAGGGCACAGCCCTAGCTGTCCTGGAGGAGGTGACCTCAGGGGAGAGCCGGCAGGACGTGGCCACCAAGTTGGTGAAGATCTTCTTGGGCCaagggctggctgtgcccctCCTGGACTACCTCACCACCCGAGAGCTGGCCAGGACCA CTGATCCCAACACCCTGTTCCGCTCCAACTCGCTGGCCTCCAAATGCGTGGAGCAGTTCATGAAG CTGGTGGGGCTGCCCTACCTGCACGAGGTCCTGAAGCCGGTGGTGAGCCGCATCTTTGAGGAGAAGAAATACGTGGAGCTGGACCCCAGCAagatggagctgagctggggcag GAGGATCTCCTTCAAGGGGTCCCTGTCGCAGGCGCAGGTGCGGGAGagcagcctgcagctgctgaagggcTACCTGGGGGACATCGTGGATGCCATCGTGGGCTCGGTGGACAAGTGTCCCCTCCCCATGAGGGTGGCCTTCAAGCAGCTCCGCAGGCGGGTGGAGGAGCGATTCCCCTTGGCACAGCACGAG GAGGTCCGGTACTTCTCCATCAGTGGGTTCCTCTTCCTTCGCTTCTTCGCTCCCGCTGTCCTCACCCCGAAGCTCTTcgggctctgggagcagcacgCCGAGCCCGGCACCGGCCgcacgctgctgctgctcgccaag gctctgcagaCCATCGGGaacctggggctgcagctggggcaggccAAGGAGCCGTGGCTGGCCCCGCTGAACGCCATCCTCCTGCCCAGTGTCACCCGGGTCCGGCCCTTCCTGGATGCCCTGGTCACCGTGG CCGCAGCGGACGAGGTGCCAGTGCCACGGGGACAGTGCCAACCCTCGGCCACCATCAAGGAGGGTCCCCTGCACACCTGCCCAGAGGGGAGGGTGACACTGCTGCCCCGCTTTGCCTTCAAGAAGAGGCACTTCAGGCTCAGCACCCAGGCCCTGGCCTATGCCAAGGTGCCCCAGGGGCAG GTGCTCGGCTCCATCCCAGTGGAGCAGATCCGGGCAGTGGAGCAGGTGGACAAGGGCACCTTCCAGCACCCCCACATCCTGCAGGTGGTGGCACAGGATGGCACCGGGCAGCTCCACACCACCTACCTCCAGTGCAAG aGCGCCCCGGAGCTGTGGCAGTGGCTGTGGGCGCTGCGCAGGGCCACCAGCGCCAACCGCGACATGCTGCCCGCCTGTCACCGCGGCACCTTCCGCGCCGGCCGCTGgacctgctgcctgcagcccacGCGTGCCG TGCCCGGGTGCAGCCGTACCCACGGCGCGGTGGCGCTGGGGGAGTGGAGCCACCTTGGGGACCCCGCGGTGGCAGCGCAGAGCCTCTACGGGCACCTGCG GGCAGCGCTGGCCGGGGGTCCCGTGGGCAGCGCGGTGGCCGGGCCCCCCTGCCCGGGCCAGGCAG CGGGGCTCgctggggacaggctgcaggaggtgctgcGAGACCTGGACATCGCCCACGACGCCTTCACCCACCGCGACGAGaccccagagccagccccaAGTCCCCTCCCCGCCCCGAGACCCCCGGCACCCCCCAGGCCGCCCCCCTCAGCCCAGGCCGGGGCCGCAGAGGGGACGCGGGGCCAGCAGCCCGGCACGGGGTGTATTCTGTAA
- the WSB2 gene encoding WD repeat and SOCS box-containing protein 2, translating to MKPSGEEPVLLAELKPGRPQRYDWKSSCETWSVAFSPDGAWFAWSQGHCVVKLIPWPLGEAELGCKTSERKSRGSKAETWSRGAAKEKTLECGQIVWGLAFSAWPAAEDGDTDPASAVGLPCLVLATGLNDGQIKVWEVQTGHLLFSLLGHQDVVRDLSFAPNGSPILVSASRDKTLRVWDLSRDGRQVQVLSGHVQWVYCCSISPDCSMLCSAAGEKSALLWSMRSYTLIRRLEGHQSSVVSCDFSPDSALLVTASYDACVIMWDPYTGEQLRTLRHVPLHSTLDSSSEIHTSSLRSVCFSPEGLYLATVADDRLLRIWALELRSPVAFAPMTNGLCCMYFPHGGFIATGTRDGHVQFWTAPRVLSSLKHLCRKALRTFLTTYQVLALPIPRKLKEFLTYRTF from the exons atGAAGCCGAGCGGAG AGGAGCCGGTGCTGCTGGCGGAGCTGAAGCCGGGCCGGCCCCAGCGCTACGATTGGAAATCCAGCTGCGAGACCTGGAGCGTCGCCTTCTCCCCCGATGGAGCCTGGTTCGCCTGGTCCCAGGGACACTGCGTGGTCAAGCTGATCCCGTGGCCCCTGGGAGAGGCCGAGCT cGGCTGCAAAACCTCGGAGCGCAAGAGCCGGGGCAGCAAAGCAGAGACTTGGAGCCGTGGGGCAGCCAAGGAGAAGACTCTGGAGTGTGGGCAGATCGTGTGGGGCCTGGCCTTCAGTGCCTGGCCAGCAGCTGAGGATGGGGACACAGATCCTGCCTCTGCCGTGGGGCTTCCCTGCCTGGTCCTGGCCACTGGGCTCAACGATGGGCAGATCAAGGTGTGGGAAGTGCAGACAG GGCACCTCCTCTTCAGCCTCCTGGGACACCAGGATGTCGTCAGGGACCTGAGCTTTGCTCCCAATGGAAGCCCCATCCTCGTGTCGGCCTCGCGGGACAAGACCTTGCGCGTGTGGGACCTGAGCAGGGATG ggcggCAGGTCCAGGTGCTGTCGGGCCATGTGCAGTGGGTCTACTGCTGCTCCATCTCCCCAGACTGCAGCATGCTCTGCTCCGCCGCTGGCGAGAAGTCG GCACTGCTGTGGAGCATGAGATCCTACACCCTCATCCGGAGGCTGGAGGGCCACCAGAGCAGCGTGGTGTCCTGTGACTTCTCCCCGGACTCTGCGCTCCTTGTCACCGCTTCCTACGACGCCTGTGTCATCATGTGGGACCCCTACACCGGGGAGCAGCTCAGGACACTGCG CCACGTCCCATTGCACTCCACGCTGGATTCCAGCAGTGAAATCCACACCAGCTCCCTGCGCTCCGTCTGCTTCTCCCCCGAGGGGCTCTACCTGGCCACGGTGGCAGATGACAG GCTCCTGAGGATCTGGGCCTTGGAGCTGCGGTCTCCAGTGGCCTTTGCCCCCATGACCAACGGTCTGTGCTGCATGTACTTCCCTCATGGAGGATTCATTGCCACAGG GACCAGGGATGGCCACGTCCAGTTCTGGACAGCCCCGAGGGTCCTCTCGTCACTCAAGCACTTGTGCCGCAAAGCCCTGCGCACCTTCCTCACAACCTACcaggtgctggcgctgcccATTCCCAGGAAGCTGAAGGAATTCCTCACTTACCGGACTTTTtaa